The Punica granatum isolate Tunisia-2019 chromosome 4, ASM765513v2, whole genome shotgun sequence genome has a window encoding:
- the LOC116205334 gene encoding protein STAY-GREEN homolog, chloroplastic-like — MGSLSASPVLPSKPRPSIFEQHRSALPYRRHSKKKNLSFVPVARLFGPAIFEASKLKVLFLGVDEKKHPGNLPRTYTLTHSDITSKLTLAISQTINNSQLQGWYNRLQRDEVVAEWKKVKGKMSLHVHCHISGGHFLLDLCAKLRYFIFFKELPVVLSAFVHGDGNLLNQYPELQEALVWVYFHSNIPEFNKVECWGQLREAAAPNNTGSHRKEDLQEAPSSNFNAWSVPETCHEDCECCFPPMSSIPWLQKLHEHDGESRALQQTRTEVVEQ; from the exons ATGGGCTCTCTGTCCGCTTCTCCGGTGCTTCCTTCGAAGCCGAGGCCGTCGATCTTCGAACAGCACCGGTCTGCTCTCCCCTACAGGAGACACTCCAAGAAGAAGAACCTGTCGTTTGTTCCG GTTGCGAGGCTGTTCGGGCCGGCGATCTTCGAGGCCTCGAAGCTGAAGGTTCTGTTCCTGGGGGTGGACGAAAAGAAGCATCCAGGGAATCTACCGAGGACTTACACGCTTACTCACAGCGATATCACCTCCAAGCTCACGTTGGCCATATCGCAGACCATAAACAACTCTCAG CTGCAGGGATGGTACAACAGGTTGCAGAGGGACGAGGTGGTGGCGGAGTGGAAGAAGGTGAAGGGGAAGATGTCTCTCCATGTCCACTGCCACATTAGCGGCGGCCACTTCCTGCTGGATCTCTGCGCCAAGCTCAGAtacttcatcttcttcaaagAACTCCCCGTG GTGCTAAGCGCTTTCGTACACGGAGATGGCAACCTGCTGAACCAGTACCCGGAACTGCAGGAGGCACTGGTGTGGGTCTACTTTCATTCGAACATTCCCGAATTCAACAAGGTCGAGTGCTGGGGCCAACTGAGGGAGGCCGCCGCTCCCAACAACACCGGGTCCCACCGGAAGGAGGACCTGCAGGAAGCTCCCTCAAGCAACTTCAACGCCTGGAGCGTACCGGAGACGTGCCATGAGGACTGCGAGTGCTGCTTCCCTCCAATGAGCTCAATCCCGTGGTTGCAGAAGCTTCACGAGCACGACGGAGAAAGCAGGGCCCTCCAACAGACTCGGACCGAGGTTGTTGAACAATAG